The following are from one region of the Sciurus carolinensis chromosome 5, mSciCar1.2, whole genome shotgun sequence genome:
- the Cdk1 gene encoding LOW QUALITY PROTEIN: cyclin-dependent kinase 1 (The sequence of the model RefSeq protein was modified relative to this genomic sequence to represent the inferred CDS: inserted 1 base in 1 codon) yields the protein MEDYTKIEKIGEGTYGVVYKGRHKTTGQVVAMKKIRLESEEEGVPSTAIREISLLKELRHPNIVSLQDVLMQDSRLYLIFEFLSMDLKKYLDSIPPGQFMDSSLVKSYLYQILQGIVFCHSRRVLHRDLKPQNLLIDDKGTIKLADFGLARAFGIPIRVYTHEVVTLWYRSPEVLLGSARYSTPVDIWSIGTIFAELATKKPXFHGDSEIDQLFRIFRALGTPNNEVWPEVESLQDYKNTFPKWKPGSLASHVKNLDENGLDLLSKMLVYDPAKRISGKMALNHPYFDDLDNQIKKM from the exons ATGGAAGACTATaccaaaatagagaaaattggAGAAG GTACTTATGGAGTTGTATATAAGGGTAGACACAAAACTACAGGTCAAGTGGTAGCCATGAAGAAAATCAGACTAGAAAGTGAAGAGGAAGGGGTTCCTAGTACTGCAATTCGGGAAATTTCTCTATTAAAAGAACTTCGTCATCCAAATATAGTCAG CCTTCAAGATGTGCTCATGCAGGATTCCAGGTTATACCTCATCTTTGAATTCCTTTCCATGGATCTCAAGAAGTACTTGGATTCTATCCCTCCTGGTCAGTTCATGGATTCTTCACTTGTTAAG AGTTATTTGTACCAAATCCTTCAGGGGATTGTGTTTTGTCACTCTAGAAGAGTTCTTCACAGAGACTTAAAACCTCAAAATCTCTTGATCGATGACAAAGGAACAATTAAACTAGCTGATTTTGGCCTTGCCAGAGCTTTTGGAATACCTATTAGGGTATATACACATGAA GTAGTGACACTTTGGTATAGATCTCCTGAAGTATTGCTGGGGTCAGCTCGTTACTCCACTCCAGTTGACATTTGGAGTATAGGCACCATATTTGCAGAATTGGCAACCAAGAAAC CTTTTCATGGAGATTCAGAAATTGATCAACTCTTCAGgattttcag AGCTTTGGGCACTCCCAACAATGAAGTGTGGCCTGAAGTGGAATCTTTACAGGATTATAAGAATACATTTCCCAAGTGGAAACCAGGAAGCCTGGCATCCCATGTCAAAAACTTAGATGAAAATGGCTTGGATTTGCTCTCG AAAATGTTAGTCTATGATCCCGCCAAACGAATTTCTGGCAAAATGGCACTGAATCATCCATATTTTGATGATTTGGACAATCAGATTAAGAAGATGTAA